In bacterium, the DNA window GTTCGTCGCGGGCGGTGCGCGACTTGCCGGCCGCCAGGCGGGCGGCGGTCAGGTCGGACAGGGCGCGTCCGGCCGCCGGTCCGGCGTCGAGCAGGGCGCCGTAGTCCACCAGCAGCTGGGCGACGTCGTCGAGGGAGCGCGGCATCACCACGAAGGTCTTCAGGCCGGCGGCCTCGAGGGCGGCCACGTCCTCGCGCCGGTTCTCCTCCTCGCACACGAGCACCAGATCGGGCGCGGCGGCGATGATGCCGGCGACGTCCGGATTCTTGGTGCCCCCGAACGTCGGCACGCCGCGCACCCGGCCGCGGGGTTCGGCGCAGTAGATGGTGCGCCCGACGAGGCGCTCGCCGGCGCCGAGGCCGAAGACGGTGTCGGTCAGGCTGGGCACGAGGGACACGACCCGTCGGTAGGGTCCGGCGGGCACGGGCAGGCCGCGGGCGTCCTTGAGGAATCGGGTGTCGGCGGCCATGGCATCCTCGGTTGGGGCGGACGAACGTCGCCGCCATGCTAGCAACCGCCCGGAGCGCGGACAAGTCGCGATCCGGCCCATGTCACCATTTGGAAAAAGAGCCGTTAACTCTTGTCTCCCATTCGTCTGAGAGATCAATGACAAAGTTTTAACAAATAAATTGACAATGCCCTCGCACTTAAATAGGATTTTGATGAGCACCGACCATCCGGAGAGACCCGAGGCCATGACGTCCGCGCCGCAGACCCCTCGCCACCGACCCAGGATCCTGGTCTTTTTCTGTTCCCAGTGCGGCGGCGCCGAGGCGCCGTCGTCGTCGTTCCGGGTGGGCGACGTGCCCGCGGTCGTCACCACGGTGCACTTCAGCTGCGCCCGCGAGGTGACGCCCGACGACATCGTGCACGGCTTCCGCGGCGGCGCCGACGGCGTGCTCATCTGCGGCTGCCTGGTGCGCAACTGCCCCGCCAGCGCGAACGACCTGACGGTGCTGCGCGACCTGTACCGCAACCAGGTCCTGATGAAGAATCTCGGCCTGGCCACCGACCGGCTGCGCGAGGAGTGGATCCTCGAGGGAACCACCGACACCCTCGACGCCCTGCTGTCCGACTTCAGTCGTCAGCTCGCCGCCATGGGGCCGCTCACCCTCGCGGGACCGGAGCCCGCCGCGCTGCGCGAGGACGCCGGCGAGGCCTGAGGTCCCCGCCGCGGTGCGCCCCGCGTTCCCCGATGCCGACCAGAAAAAGGCGCCCCCGCCGCATGGCGGGGGCGCCGTCGTCCGGACGCGTGGGGAACGGTGGGCTCAGCAGCGCGCCGCGATGGCTTCGGCCATCTCGGTCGTGGTGTTGGCGCCGCCCATGTCGTAGGTGCGGACCTTGCCCTCGGCGATGACCGCCGCCACGGCGTCCTCGAGCCGCTTCGCCATGTCGAGCTCGCCCAGGTGGTCGAGCATCATCTTGGCCGAGAGGATCATGGCGATGGGGTTCACCTTGTTCATGCCCACATACTTGGGGGCCGAGCCGTGGCTCGGCTCGAACACGGCCACTTCCTTGCCGATGTTGCCGCTGCAGGCGAAGCCGAGGCCGCCCACGAGCTGCGCGCACAGGTCGCTGATGATGTCGCCGAACATGTTGCTGGCCACGAGCACGCCGTAGTCCTGCGGGTTCTTCACCAGCCACATGCACATGGCGTCGATGTTGGTCTCCCACAGCTCGATGCCGGGGTAGTCCTTGGCGATCTTGCGGGCCTCGCGCACCATCAGGCCGCTCGTCTCGCGCACCACGTTGGGCTTCTCGACCACGGTGACCGTCTTGTAGCCGAACTTCTGCGCGTACTCGAAGGCGTCGCGGATGATGTCCTGGCAGCCCTTGCGCGTGAAGATGCGCGTGGAGATGGCGATGTCCTCGTTGGGCACGCCGTCCATGCGGCTCATCTGCGCGGGGTGGGTCTCGGTGAGCTTGTCGCGCACGTCCTGCGGCAGCGGGTGGTACTCGACGCCCATGTACAGGCCCTCGGTGTTCTGGCGGAACACGACGAGGTCGAGGCCGTCCTTGAAGTTCAGCGGGTTGCCCGGATACGCCTTGCACGGGCGCAGGTTGGTGCTCAGGTCGAAGGTCTGGCGCAGCCGCACGATGGGGCTGCGGTACACCTTGC includes these proteins:
- a CDS encoding ABC transporter substrate-binding protein; translation: MAADTRFLKDARGLPVPAGPYRRVVSLVPSLTDTVFGLGAGERLVGRTIYCAEPRGRVRGVPTFGGTKNPDVAGIIAAAPDLVLVCEEENRREDVAALEAAGLKTFVVMPRSLDDVAQLLVDYGALLDAGPAAGRALSDLTAARLAAGKSRTARDEPPGVAVLIWKKPWMAVGGGNHINAMLGELGLRNVCGDRKGYPALTLESLAVLAPDLVLLPDEPFPFTHHDSWSLAAADVVASRRQAVLLDGKLLSWYGTRTARSLRTLVNLLDGIAKGRNR
- a CDS encoding hydrogenase iron-sulfur subunit; the protein is MSTDHPERPEAMTSAPQTPRHRPRILVFFCSQCGGAEAPSSSFRVGDVPAVVTTVHFSCAREVTPDDIVHGFRGGADGVLICGCLVRNCPASANDLTVLRDLYRNQVLMKNLGLATDRLREEWILEGTTDTLDALLSDFSRQLAAMGPLTLAGPEPAALREDAGEA
- a CDS encoding isocitrate/isopropylmalate dehydrogenase family protein, whose product is MAKYKIGWMPGDGVGVDVMDATRVVLDKLGFDAEYVHGDIGWEFWKTEANPLPDRTIEMLRNVDAALFGAITSLPKEEAEAALVPELKGTGKVYRSPIVRLRQTFDLSTNLRPCKAYPGNPLNFKDGLDLVVFRQNTEGLYMGVEYHPLPQDVRDKLTETHPAQMSRMDGVPNEDIAISTRIFTRKGCQDIIRDAFEYAQKFGYKTVTVVEKPNVVRETSGLMVREARKIAKDYPGIELWETNIDAMCMWLVKNPQDYGVLVASNMFGDIISDLCAQLVGGLGFACSGNIGKEVAVFEPSHGSAPKYVGMNKVNPIAMILSAKMMLDHLGELDMAKRLEDAVAAVIAEGKVRTYDMGGANTTTEMAEAIAARC